CAGGTTGGTATGGAAGGTCTGTCAAGGAGCTGCACCAAGAAAGGCCGCTGGGTGTCGTTCGACCCCTTGCAATCCCACTGCATACAGCGTCTACAAAGTCGCGGGTGACGCACAACACCACCGCAACGCAGCGCAAGCAGCGAGGCAGTGGGTGGAGGCGTGTATGTGCTGCATCGTGGGCACCACTTGCAGTGCGTTGGTGCACACGTGACCATCACCATAAGTTTCTTCGGCACAACACCGACCCAGGCCTGTGCACCGACACGACGGGCCGGCGTGCGTACCCGAGAATATGCTGCTTGACTTCCCCAGAACGTGGATATTAGAGCCTGTTACCTCGGACTGAAATGGTCCTCCTCATCAGGCCGCGTGCACTGTGCGGTGGAAAGCAAACCGAGATCATGGCTACAAGGCCGCGCAGTCTCTGGAGACCTGTGCGGTGCCTTGCAGTCACAGGTGGATCAGTGTTGTAAAGGCATCTTTGAAACGTGATTGGAAATTACAAATCTAAATGCACACCGAGTtgcaggggaggaggatcTGCAACATTGCACAGAGCCGCGGTGTAAACTTGCACGTGACGCGGTGGTGActcaccctcacccctgCGTAGAGTATGCAGCCCCTGTATCTCTCGGCCTCCTTTTGGGGGTACTACTTGCCTACGCCGCTTACTTTTCAATTTCCCTTGATTCTTCTCCGCGCACATCATTCTTCTCCATGTGTTTACTGACTTTCACCTCCCCActtgtttttcccttctACACGCAACCATTACCCCACAATCGGCCGCTTTCATGGTGTGATACTCGATGTGACACACATGGCGGACACACTTTAGCTGTTGTTTTGAGTGAGCGCACAAAAGTGCTTCAGCGACTTTGGTGCGAACGATCCTATAAGAAGAAGAACAGACCAACGCTAGCCAGACACATCCTGCTCTGCGACGTAACTGCAGtagtgtgtctctgtgtaaAGCTGCGGCCCCgtgtcttttcctcttctctgttttccctctctgccttccaTCCGCTTTATCTTccctgcgcgccgccgtcttTTCACCGTCGTTTCCACTGCCTTCTCCCTGCCTCCTTGCGGTACTCTTCAGCGTGCGCACCTCGCTTTTGGCTTGTCGGTTTGCCCGTGGATGTATTGAGCCCCGTTCGCGGACACGCacagaaaaaaggaagacgCGCCCACGTATCTTCTCAAAAACCGTTGCCACACTGGAACGTGTCCGCCTTTTTTCAGACGAGGCTCGAGTTTATGCTTAGGTCGGAGGATGGGAGGGTAGATGTTGCTGTGCGGCGTTGTCGTGCGTGGAGTGCGCCTGCGGCATCGCTTAGCCACATCTGCAGAAGCCGCGATGGCTCCTTCGCGCGGGGGGCCACGAGAGCTATTACTGGGGACCACGCACACCCCACGCTGCCCTCTACCATTTATCGGCTTTTCCCCACCAAGACGATCTTCGCTGTGTTGGACATTCCGTTTACCCCAATGCTGACGGCCACCTGCAATGGGGTACGACAGGCACCAGACTTGCCACGGGCGGAGGCTGAGAGCCTCGAGACGCTTAAGACCGAACTCCTAGCCGCCAAAAATCAAATCAAACTGCTGAACTCGGCAAACGCACGATCTTTCCATAGCTACGCAGCACTCGAGGCTGAGAACGCAGAGCTGAGGGACGCCAGCCGACGCCTGCGGGAGGCTAATGAGGAGCTGAAAGcccgcctcgcgcagcgcaacGTCGAGGTGGATGAGCATCTGCACGTCATCTGCGACTTGGAAAAGAAGCTCGAAGAGCTTAGCTGTTTCAGAACGCCAGAACACTTGGCGGCGTGCAAGCATCTTAATGGCGATTCGAAGTAACATACGATTTCTGTGAAGGCACCGCACACAGCTgtggtgtgcatgtgcgtgtgctgacGGCGCTTTGCTGTCTAAGGTTTCTTGGGGTGGACAGTGATGTGAACGTGGTGAGCCAGCAATCGTGTACCtttctgcgtgcgtgtggccACGGCTTTTGGTTTGCTCTCTTGTTTCTATCCTCTGCACTCACGTCTCGTAGTGCTTGCAGTGTCGCCTTCGCTTGCTATAACGagagtgtatgtgtgtgtagatgtgtgtgtgtgtgtgtgtggatgtgtatctatctgtatgtgtgcatCTGTAAGgtgatctctctctctctctgtagcggaggaggacgaggaagcAGAAAAATAGGTTCCCTGAAGCGATACTTATGCTGTAGCGACTGAGGATGCTCATTGCCTTCCTATTCTCAATCAGGACGTATACGAGCGCTGCAGTAGAAAGCCATAGCAAACACGTAGCTGGACACCTTTACAAGTCACAGGCGAGATTTTCCAGCGACATCCTCATTGGACCACCTGTCACTTCCTCGCTCTGCGCATGTAGGGATCAGAACAAACAGCCCTTGGGCTAACATTCCACATCTCTTCCATTGCCTTACCATTTTTGCTTCATTTGTCTCTCATCGTTACTCTTCACACGCACGGCCGCACGTACAAAAGTACGGGCCTACGGAGCTCTTTGCTACGTGAATGAGGACGCTTCCATCCTTTTCAGTCCCAACTTCTGGCGTGCACTTCAGCCCAGATGCGACGCTGGACCAGCTCAATCGTTTCTTCCTCGACACCGCTTCGGTGCTTCGTCTTCCGGGCGATGTACGACAGTCGCTCGTCAGGTGTGCACGATGTGGCACCACGAGATGAAGTTGACTTCATGTATGAGGGGCCACAGCAAGTGCTCTCAGGTGCGCACCCGCTGCCACTTTTTCACCCTGAGAACTCTGTCACACGACCACCCGTATCCCCGTACCTGCCAGCTCCTCAGCGCCCGCATCCATACTTCACACACGAGCTGCCGGAACTACCGCATTTCaagacgacgaggccgaTTGTTTACACGGTGGGCACAATTAAGCAACGCATCGTGGCGCCCGTCTTTGATCTGGCGAACAAGGTTTCGCACACTCGCGAGTTGGACCCTTTCATATTCGGCTTATACCCAGAAACCGAGGAGATGGCAAAAAACCTGAGCTACTGGCTCGTGCGTTGTCAGAACTTTTCCAGCAAGTGGGACTACGAGAACCGAGAGATATGGCGAAAAGCCAAAAAGAACTGGCCAAACACTGGTATGGGCATGGCCCGTGTTGGCGACCGCAAAAACCACGCCCACCCATGGGGGGCACACTCAAAGCCGGTAAAGCCGTGGAACATGCTTATGCCAACGATGGACGTGAAGACGTGGAGTAAGAGCAACCGCATGCTCGTCACACTCAAGATGCTGCAGGGAAAGCTGCAAATTGTGGAGCGTCTGACGCTGCCGGAGCCCACGCAAGAGGCGTACTTAGAGCTGTGCCGCACCATGGGCTGGGATGTGCGCCACAAGGGCGGAGGCGCACTCTTTATGGACGGTGGCTCGCGGCTGACGCCGAGCAGCGAGTACGACCGCGCATTCTTCTTTGGTAGCTTCTTCAATGGCCGCAACAAGCTGGTCCGACCGACGCTCTTGTGTGATGAACCCTATGACTACAACCGCACCTCTTCCAAGGTGCGCACCAAAGGCCCAAAGGGCCAGAAGAACCCCATCCCAATCAACCGATTTAACGCCTACGACGCTCTCACTCACGACACGCTCATTATTACCGAGGGCGCCTTAATGCAACTGGAGGATGAGATGTATACGCACAAGCTTTCGATGCTGCCCCCGCACATTCGTGCGCAGTTGCCAGAGCGTGGATTTCTCGACAGCGAGGTGTTGGGTGACGTCCCACCGGCGCTGCAAACTATCCAGatggaggcagcagcacgcacagaggaggcggagcaggtAATGTATGCTCCGTACTACGACAACCCCTATCACCCATGGAAGGACGAGGGTGGGGCGTCGTACGCGATAGATGCTGTTGAGGGGACGGTGCAGCGCTATGTCAAGTCTCGCAAGACGTCTTGGGTAATGCTCTCGTAGGAAACCACACACCGCGGGTGTCGGCGCGTTGCGCGTCGCCCGTTCTGCCGGTAGGTGGGCATTGAGCTACTTGTACGCTCTACGTGCCGAGGCACgtttgttttgttgttgtggctGTCAAGCACACACCTGTGCATATATCTGGCTGCACTGATGAGGGTGCGCCATGCAAGGCGATGTTTGTTGCTGCGTGTTAAggtgtattttttttttaccttTTTGCCGTCCACTTCCATCCACCCGgacaaagagaaagaggccaAAGAAACGACAATGAACACGGCGCGCCCCATGGGAGCGCTGCATCACGGTGGCATTGGACATTTCTTCCCGGCTGCACGTCTGCAGCGCCGATACTCCTCTCCCAACACTCGCCTACGTAAAAGTTCACTTCAGAAGTGGGTTGTAGGGATGCCTCTGTCTCCCTGTGACTGTTACgcggtgtgcctgtgtgcgcatGGGTTCCGTAGGTGTCAATGGTGATGGGACGGACCAGTCAACGTACGATGCGTGTAGCTCTGCCCCACGCTCCCTCACAACTGTGTGAGTACGCCTGCGCGTCAGGGTGCTCAGCGAAAAACAAATTGCACCTATATCCCTTGATCCACTTACTGTGCTTGCCTCTCTCATCTCCATCgct
This portion of the Leishmania panamensis strain MHOM/PA/94/PSC-1 chromosome 11 sequence genome encodes:
- a CDS encoding hypothetical protein (TriTrypDB/GeneDB-style sysID: LpmP.11.1300), whose amino-acid sequence is MLRSEDGRVDVAVRRCRAWSAPAASLSHICRSRDGSFARGATRAITGDHAHPTLPSTIYRLFPTKTIFAVLDIPFTPMLTATCNGVRQAPDLPRAEAESLETLKTELLAAKNQIKLLNSANARSFHSYAALEAENAELRDASRRLREANEELKARLAQRNVEVDEHLHVICDLEKKLEELSCFRTPEHLAACKHLNGDSK
- a CDS encoding ribosomal protein L4-like protein (TriTrypDB/GeneDB-style sysID: LpmP.11.1310), whose amino-acid sequence is MYDSRSSGVHDVAPRDEVDFMYEGPQQVLSGAHPLPLFHPENSVTRPPVSPYLPAPQRPHPYFTHELPELPHFKTTRPIVYTVGTIKQRIVAPVFDLANKVSHTRELDPFIFGLYPETEEMAKNLSYWLVRCQNFSSKWDYENREIWRKAKKNWPNTGMGMARVGDRKNHAHPWGAHSKPVKPWNMLMPTMDVKTWSKSNRMLVTLKMLQGKLQIVERLTLPEPTQEAYLELCRTMGWDVRHKGGGALFMDGGSRLTPSSEYDRAFFFGSFFNGRNKLVRPTLLCDEPYDYNRTSSKVRTKGPKGQKNPIPINRFNAYDALTHDTLIITEGALMQLEDEMYTHKLSMLPPHIRAQLPERGFLDSEVLGDVPPALQTIQMEAAARTEEAEQVMYAPYYDNPYHPWKDEGGASYAIDAVEGTVQRYVKSRKTSWVMLS